In the genome of Pedosphaera parvula Ellin514, one region contains:
- a CDS encoding LamG-like jellyroll fold domain-containing protein — MKVRRKDASSLLFLQAACALAFLCALVNSPAQSCVAPPSGLVAWWAGDGDASDSQNGNNGTLFGGTNFATGEVSQAFSFDGTSQYIRIPSSSSLSPTGSFTLEAWIYPQAPSISRVIIGKWGGSAEYANERSYVLDLTENNALQFCISDAAHEWDPSFHTFNTTDNAVPLNTWSHVVGVYDQTTGTRLMYINGMLVATRTDAPINIWNGIAAVGIGARMDTTTQPANFFAGKIDEVSLYNRALSVTEIQSIFNAGSAGKCKTPLPPSISSQPQSQTVNAGANVSFNVTTSGTAPLSYQWQMNGTNLVAATTSVFNLSNVQLSDAGVYTVIITNLYGAVVSSNATLFVNAFPPSITTQPQSQTVNAGANVSFEVVASGSSPLNYQWQLNGSNVPGATTSTLTLSNVQPVSAGDYTIVVTNPYGLVTSSNATLVINTYPAAITTQPQSLTLNVGENGSLTVVASGTAPLTYQWQFNGTNLAGATLSFLSLLNVQTNTAGSYSVTVANPYGSTTSSNSILTVNVPICQPAPNGILAWWAADGDASDLLNVNNGTLFGGVGFATGEVAQAFSFNGSSQYVRIPSSGSLSPTGSLTLEAWIYPQAQSIGRVIIGKWGGAAEYAAERSYVLDLTANNALQFGISDAAHQGDGSFHTFNSPDNAVALNTWSHVAGVYDQTTGTRRMYVNGVLVATRTDAPINVWSGIAAIGIGARMNTTTQASDFFAGKIDEVSLYGRALAESEIQAIYNSGVAGKCKIPIVPSIVSQPRSQTVTVGTNVTFSVVAAGTAPFSYQWISNDTNVLVGATNSSLVLSNVQLVASGTYSVIVSNSVGSILSSNATLTVNPPPALVQVVSVTASSNTVQLPINLVANGNENALGFSLNWNASLLHFVGATIGTGGSGGSLLANTNQINSGHLGLAISLSANSTFTAGTQNVLIVTFSTSAVSTTTSNSITFGDTPTLRQLVNPQAVILPATYANGGITIPFTGYEGDVTPLPNGDRNVTIADWVQEGRFVAGLDAITNSSIYQRADAAPRSTQGDGIISVSDWVQVGRYAAGLDALSAAGGPTQDAGARPATIHVLGLSPSALTIANASVTAGQTCQLSINLESQGDEAALGFSVDFDPAFLTLTGATLGSGASGATLNLNTNQAGRVGIALAMPITSTFAAGTREVVKLNFKTATNATGNTTVSFTNRPVFQQVSDPSANTVSTTYVNGSVSFTQPVVTSPLMTVQQIANSLVLSWPGTAGGFHLEGNDTLTVSNWTSVSATFTTNGSVITATVPISGTQKFYRLHYP, encoded by the coding sequence ATGAAAGTTAGGCGTAAGGATGCTTCGTCTCTGCTGTTTCTTCAAGCCGCATGCGCTCTCGCGTTCCTGTGCGCCCTGGTGAATTCCCCAGCACAGTCCTGTGTTGCTCCTCCGAGCGGCTTGGTGGCTTGGTGGGCGGGTGATGGAGATGCCTCAGATTCCCAAAATGGCAATAACGGAACTCTCTTTGGTGGAACCAATTTTGCCACTGGCGAAGTTTCCCAAGCTTTTTCCTTCGATGGCACCAGCCAATACATCCGTATCCCCAGCAGCTCCTCTCTCAGCCCGACTGGCAGTTTCACTCTCGAAGCTTGGATCTATCCACAGGCTCCGAGCATCAGTCGTGTCATCATCGGCAAGTGGGGCGGAAGTGCCGAATACGCCAACGAGCGCAGCTATGTTCTCGACCTGACCGAGAACAACGCTCTGCAATTCTGCATCTCGGATGCCGCCCACGAATGGGACCCATCCTTTCATACCTTTAACACCACCGACAATGCCGTTCCTCTCAATACCTGGTCGCATGTGGTTGGGGTATATGACCAAACAACTGGCACCCGCCTGATGTACATCAACGGCATGCTCGTGGCCACACGTACCGATGCCCCCATCAATATCTGGAATGGCATTGCTGCCGTCGGCATCGGTGCCCGTATGGACACCACGACTCAACCAGCGAATTTCTTCGCGGGCAAAATTGACGAGGTTTCGCTCTATAACCGGGCCCTTTCAGTGACCGAAATCCAATCCATTTTCAACGCCGGCAGCGCAGGTAAATGCAAAACACCTTTACCTCCCTCCATTTCTTCCCAGCCCCAAAGCCAGACGGTCAATGCCGGAGCGAACGTGAGCTTCAATGTCACAACTTCGGGCACTGCCCCTTTGAGCTATCAATGGCAGATGAATGGGACAAACCTGGTCGCAGCCACCACTTCAGTCTTCAACTTGTCCAATGTACAACTCTCTGACGCCGGAGTTTATACAGTAATTATTACCAACCTCTACGGTGCAGTTGTCAGCAGCAACGCCACTTTGTTCGTTAACGCATTTCCCCCTTCCATCACTACGCAGCCGCAAAGCCAGACCGTCAACGCCGGAGCAAACGTCAGCTTCGAAGTTGTTGCCTCAGGCAGTTCCCCTCTGAATTATCAATGGCAGCTAAACGGCAGCAACGTGCCCGGTGCCACTACTTCAACACTCACTTTATCGAACGTGCAGCCAGTAAGTGCTGGCGATTACACGATTGTCGTTACCAATCCATATGGTTTGGTTACCAGCAGCAATGCAACATTGGTGATCAATACGTATCCCGCCGCAATCACCACCCAACCACAAAGCCTGACATTAAACGTCGGAGAAAACGGTAGTCTTACAGTGGTTGCATCTGGCACCGCACCCTTAACTTATCAGTGGCAATTCAACGGCACGAATTTGGCTGGCGCCACGCTTTCATTCCTAAGTTTGTTGAACGTTCAAACAAACACCGCGGGCAGCTATTCGGTCACAGTGGCAAACCCTTATGGTTCGACAACCAGTTCCAATTCGATCCTAACCGTTAACGTTCCTATCTGCCAACCTGCGCCCAATGGTATTCTGGCCTGGTGGGCGGCGGATGGGGATGCTTCAGACCTCCTAAATGTGAACAATGGAACTTTATTCGGGGGAGTTGGCTTCGCCACTGGCGAAGTCGCGCAAGCCTTTTCCTTCAATGGCAGCAGCCAATATGTGCGCATTCCCAGTAGCGGCTCTCTTAGTCCGACAGGCAGCCTAACCTTGGAAGCCTGGATCTATCCACAGGCTCAGAGCATCGGTCGTGTGATCATCGGCAAATGGGGCGGTGCCGCAGAGTATGCCGCAGAGCGCAGCTACGTATTAGATCTGACAGCCAACAATGCCTTGCAGTTTGGCATTTCCGATGCAGCCCATCAAGGAGACGGTTCCTTTCATACCTTCAACAGTCCCGATAACGCGGTCGCACTTAACACCTGGTCGCATGTCGCTGGCGTGTATGACCAAACTACCGGCACTCGCAGGATGTACGTCAACGGCGTGTTAGTAGCCACACGCACCGACGCCCCCATCAATGTCTGGAGTGGCATCGCCGCCATCGGCATCGGGGCGCGCATGAACACCACCACACAGGCATCGGATTTCTTTGCTGGCAAAATCGATGAAGTCTCGCTTTACGGACGCGCACTTGCTGAGAGTGAGATCCAAGCCATCTACAACAGTGGCGTAGCCGGCAAATGCAAAATACCTATCGTGCCCTCCATTGTTTCTCAGCCACGAAGCCAAACCGTTACTGTCGGAACTAATGTCACGTTCAGTGTCGTGGCTGCTGGCACCGCTCCCTTTAGCTATCAGTGGATCTCCAATGACACTAATGTGCTCGTCGGCGCTACCAACTCTTCGCTGGTTCTCTCGAATGTGCAGTTGGTTGCCAGTGGCACTTACTCGGTTATAGTCTCCAACTCTGTTGGCAGCATATTAAGCAGCAATGCTACTCTTACAGTCAACCCGCCTCCTGCCCTCGTCCAAGTGGTCAGCGTCACTGCCTCGTCCAACACGGTCCAACTCCCCATCAACCTGGTGGCTAATGGAAATGAGAATGCCTTGGGCTTCAGCCTTAACTGGAATGCCAGTTTGCTCCACTTTGTTGGCGCTACCATCGGCACCGGTGGTTCCGGCGGTTCACTCCTTGCCAACACTAATCAGATCAACTCGGGACATTTAGGCCTCGCAATCTCCTTGTCAGCCAACAGCACCTTTACTGCTGGCACACAGAACGTTTTGATCGTCACGTTCTCCACTTCCGCCGTGAGTACCACCACGAGTAACAGTATTACCTTTGGTGATACCCCCACGCTCCGTCAGTTGGTCAACCCACAAGCGGTTATCCTGCCTGCCACCTATGCAAATGGCGGCATCACCATTCCCTTTACTGGCTATGAAGGCGATGTCACCCCGCTCCCCAATGGCGATCGCAATGTCACTATTGCCGATTGGGTGCAGGAAGGCCGCTTCGTCGCCGGTCTCGATGCCATCACCAATTCCAGCATCTACCAAAGAGCTGATGCTGCTCCCCGCTCAACACAGGGCGATGGCATCATCTCCGTCTCTGATTGGGTGCAAGTCGGCCGTTATGCTGCCGGCTTGGATGCCTTGAGCGCTGCCGGTGGCCCCACTCAGGATGCCGGGGCGCGTCCAGCTACTATTCATGTCCTGGGGCTATCTCCCAGTGCCTTGACCATTGCCAACGCAAGCGTCACAGCCGGACAGACCTGTCAACTCTCGATCAACCTCGAATCGCAGGGCGATGAAGCGGCTCTCGGCTTTAGCGTCGATTTTGACCCTGCTTTCCTCACCCTTACAGGTGCCACCCTCGGCAGTGGTGCCAGTGGTGCCACCCTGAACCTCAACACCAATCAGGCGGGTAGGGTCGGTATAGCCTTGGCCATGCCGATCACCTCCACGTTTGCTGCAGGCACGCGGGAAGTGGTTAAACTAAACTTCAAGACGGCCACCAACGCCACGGGCAACACAACGGTTTCCTTCACCAACCGACCCGTGTTTCAACAAGTCTCCGACCCGTCCGCCAATACTGTGAGCACCACCTATGTGAACGGCTCGGTAAGCTTCACCCAACCGGTCGTCACCAGTCCTCTGATGACGGTGCAACAGATCGCGAATTCCCTCGTTCTCTCCTGGCCTGGGACAGCGGGCGGCTTCCACCTGGAAGGCAATGACACGCTCACAGTTTCCAATTGGACCAGCGTCTCCGCGACGTTCACCACCAACGGCAGCGTGATCACAGCCACCGTGCCCATCTCCGGAACTCAGAAGTTCTACCGCCTCCATTATCCGTAA